In the Prosthecomicrobium sp. N25 genome, one interval contains:
- the rsfS gene encoding ribosome silencing factor, with protein sequence MIEEITQLAMAIETQAATVRQTRPSPTPGSEGIRADDLATAVLASLEESKAEDIVSIDIRGKSSLADTMVVASGRSHRHVGAIADRLLRDLKDAGHGDLRVEGLPHCDWVLVDAGDVIVHVFRPEVRGFYNLEKMWQVEPSTGRATQA encoded by the coding sequence ATGATCGAGGAGATCACGCAACTGGCCATGGCAATCGAGACGCAGGCGGCGACCGTCCGCCAGACGCGTCCCTCGCCGACGCCGGGTTCCGAGGGGATCCGGGCCGACGATCTCGCAACAGCCGTCCTCGCGAGCCTCGAGGAGTCGAAGGCCGAGGACATCGTTTCCATCGACATCCGGGGCAAGTCCTCGCTCGCCGACACCATGGTGGTCGCCTCCGGGCGTTCGCACCGCCATGTGGGCGCGATCGCGGACCGTCTCCTCCGCGACCTCAAGGACGCCGGCCACGGCGACCTGCGCGTGGAGGGGCTGCCCCATTGCGACTGGGTGCTGGTCGACGCGGGCGACGTGATCGTCCACGTGTTCCGGCCCGAGGTGCGCGGCTTCTACAACCTGGAAAAGATGTGGCAGGTCGAGCCTTCGACCGGCCGCGCGACCCAGGCCTGA
- the rlmH gene encoding 23S rRNA (pseudouridine(1915)-N(3))-methyltransferase RlmH gives MRLRIAAVGRLKAGPERGLLDRYMDRAAKSGRVLGLSRLDLVEIPEGRSARAEDRRAEEAAALLAQVPDGAALVALDETGRMLSSADFAAFLAARRDQGTADLVLAIGGPDGHGPALRARADLLLAFGAMTWPHQLVRLMLAEQIYRAITILSGHPYHRA, from the coding sequence ATGCGACTCCGGATAGCGGCGGTCGGTCGCCTGAAAGCCGGTCCCGAGCGGGGGCTCCTGGACCGCTATATGGATCGCGCCGCCAAGAGCGGCCGCGTGCTCGGCCTGTCCCGTCTCGACCTCGTGGAGATCCCGGAGGGCCGGTCCGCCCGTGCCGAGGATCGGCGCGCCGAGGAGGCCGCGGCCCTCCTCGCCCAGGTGCCGGACGGCGCCGCCCTGGTGGCCCTCGACGAGACGGGCCGGATGCTCTCCTCCGCCGACTTCGCCGCCTTCCTGGCCGCCCGGCGCGATCAGGGCACGGCGGACCTGGTGCTCGCGATCGGCGGTCCCGACGGCCACGGCCCGGCCCTGCGCGCCCGCGCCGACCTCCTCCTCGCCTTCGGGGCGATGACCTGGCCCCACCAGCTCGTCCGGCTGATGCTGGCCGAGCAGATCTACCGCGCCATCACGATCCTCTCCGGGCACCCCTACCACCGGGCCTGA